The Bubalus kerabau isolate K-KA32 ecotype Philippines breed swamp buffalo chromosome 10, PCC_UOA_SB_1v2, whole genome shotgun sequence sequence TTCTTCTGGGCCCTCAGCTCAGCCTGTTCTTCCCCATTGTCTTCTGCCTCTGCACCGTCTTCCTGGTGGCTGTTCCACTCTACAGTGATACCATCAATTCCCTCATCGGCATTGGCATTGCTCTCTCAGGCTTGCCCTTTTACTTCTTCATCGTCAGAGTGCCAGAACACAAACGACCTCTTTGGCTCCGCAGGATTGTGGGTAAGCCTTGGATCCTTAAGTCAGCTCAGCTGTTGTACAGCTTagggttggttttttttccttttgcaactCTTATTCTCCCAAGCCACCTCTGCCATAGCCCCTACCTGTTGTTGAAGTTTAACTGAAATTGTCCCCTCGGGCCCAGCCCCACTCAGTGCCACTTGGACTCAGTCCAGTTGACTTGAATTCTTCTCAGTTCTGACTCAAACCTCTCTTTGTAGCCTCTGTCACGTGGTACCTCCAGGTCCTATGTATGTCAGTTGCTGCAGAGATGGATTTGGAAGATGGAGGACAGCAGTCCAAGCAACAGGATCCCAAGTCTAAATAACCACAAGAAATTTCGAGATGTGGAAAGCAGGGGCTTCTATCTCCTGCTGGCTGGAGGCAAGGAAGTTGAAAAGGAAAGCTCACTTCTTTGGAGGCCTCGTAGGCAGCTTCAGCAACCTCTGAACTTGCTTTCTGAGAGATGGAGAgtaatttatttgttttgctaCATATTATTCCTGGTTTCTTTTAAAGGGACATAAAGCAGACTGTGATGGGAAGCATGCTAGGTGTGAGCTTGGATGTTCCAGTGGCACATTCCCATGTGTTAAGATATCCACTCACCTCCAGTGTGCCTGCCCACTCCTCTTCCACTGGAAAATCCAACAATGCTTTAACTTCCTGTCTCCTTTAGAGACATGAAACTGTCACAGGTGCTAGACAATAAAAGGGTATGCTTCTAAACTCTGAGTGGCTCCATCCTTTTTATACAGTGTCTTAGGGATAGTTTCCATGAACCAGGCAGGAAGACTAAAAACAATCTTATGTTAGAAAGAATCTGAGCATTTCTTCCCTCTTAACCCAGTTGCTGAAGGCTGATGCAATCAGCCTCTACCCAAGAGAACACCTATGCTGCTGTAGCAAAATGCTAGGTTATTTGATAAAAGCTGTATCAACTTCTGTTCCTCTTATCACTAAGAAATTGAGCACATCTACTTCTTGAAGGATATTTTATACGTAATCTTGGGATAAGTGAATGTGGTTCCTCCATATACATTCACCACTTACCAGGCATACACCTGTGATGACAAGGGGCAAATACGGGCGTGACAACACATCTAGCCCTTCATGCTGTTACAACACTGAGATGCCTCCTAAGATCGTGGGCCAGCAAGAGCAGTCATCACCCAAGCTATTCTTTCTGAAGCGCTCAATCCATTTCCATTTAGTAATTGTTAGGAAGCAGTGTTGTAGCACAGAGGTTTACTAACTCTGcggacgggaagatcccctggctcCCAGGGTTCTTTCACAATCAGGTGGAAGAGTCTGTAGTggaatccaattttaaaatgaacatcaGTATGTCCCACAGTTTCTAGGTCTGGCGCAAAGACCCAGCATGAAATCGTGTTCGAAGGCTGAGTCTCTGAAGAGACAGAGTTCCTGCCAGTGTGAGCAGGCAGCAGAGGTCAGCCAAGCGTGTCACGCCAGGGCTGCTTTGACTttgctttgttgctgctgctgctgctgttggggGTGTTGGGAGGGTCATTCTTTCCATGCTGCAGCAGAGGGTTGTGGGCAAACGTCTGTCGTAACGGACCtggggaagaagagaaaacaaatccCGATGAacgaagaaaaggaagaaacaaatgaCAGAATTTGGCCTGCAAGGGTTTTTTACCCCTGGCAGCGAGCTCCAAGTGGTTCTGCATACGTCGTTCCCGTTCCTGTAGCTGATGGGCCATTTCGGCATTCTTCCAGCCTGTGTGAAGGAGAGGAAGACCATTGGTCCTGGACTCATTTCAAGACCACGTTCCCCCTGTCCTTGTCACAGAGGACGGGCCCTTACCTTGTTTGAAGCTCTTTATGAAGCCTTCTCGTGGAGGTAACTTCTCTGGGTCGTGCACAACACGTTGGGGAATTTTCAGTACAGTGCGTACAGCAGGAATACGGAGACAGGCCACCTGGCCCAGGGAAAACATGTTGGAGGAGAGCCAGTACATGAACACTGCCTGGATGAGAAGAGAAGGCACTCAGAAGCTGCATCTCTGGGCACCTTGCCCGGAGACTTGGAGACAGCCCCTAAGCCATGACCTACCGTGGGGAAATGGATAGTTATGGGCAAGACTGCCAGGGGCATTAGTCTGATAAAATTTCTCATCCACTGAAGGTCAGAACTTTGCATGCCAGTTTCAGCAcctaactgggaaaaaaaaaagcaagggaagaACATACATTTGACAAGCAAATGCATGTCACTGATCCTGGCTCAGATCTCTTACCTATCAGTTCTGTTTCTCCAGGGAGTGAAGAATGACCATTCTATACAACTGCTTTCCTTTCACTCCCCACTCTGCAGGACAGGCACTTGACGAACCCAGGCTTACCTCAAGGACACCCCACATTGTAGCTGTGACCACCAGAGGTAATACGTAGATGGGGTCAGATAGTGTGAGATCCTGGAACCACCAGAGACCACCTGTCTGCAGGCTGGGCACGGGAAGGTTGGCCATTTCTCTCAAGGCAATGAAGAAGGAGATGAAGATCGGGGCCTGTGACACAGGATAAACAGTGTCAGTACCCTTTAACAGAGGGGACATTTTAATTACTCCGTTATTGAAACCCATAATGGGTTTATGTAGCATAATATCACCGCCAACCTGCTTTTAGGGttggtgaccccacagacggcagcccaccaggctcccccatccctgggattctccaggcaagaacactggagtgggttgccatttccttctccaatgcatgaaagtgaaaactgaaagtgaagtcgctcagtcgtgtccaactcagcgacctcatggactgcagcccaccaggctcctccgcccatgggattttccaggcaagagtactggagtagggagcCATTGCCTGGGAAACACAGAGGAGGtaatctgatttttaatttttgttgtttcttttaatcagattgtttctGAAGTTAGAGGGGAAATGTTTTTTGCTCACCTGAGTCAGTGGTAGAATGAGAGGTCTAAAGAGTTTAATATCATGCTTTTTCTGGTAGAATGTCATCTCCGAGGAGGCCCTGTAAACTGGGAAGGGAGTAGAAGTTAATGGTTGGGCTAACAGCTAGGTTGGTGGAGGTGACCATCCTCATAACCTGGCCCATGAGTCACATCTAACTGACTCTGGCCAGGCACTGGAAGCAACAGGCCCAAGAAGCAGGTGTATCTCAGAACTTGCCCAACTGTAGTAACTCCCAATTTGAGTTGTTCCCCCTCCTACCCattgccccctccctgcccccagctgtATGTAGGGAAAACAGGTCCTCTCCCATGCTCATTCTGCGACTGACTCACATTCTGTGTGGTTTCCTGTCAACTTGGCCTCTCTGATTCGAGCGGAAAACTTCTGAATCTCTGGCAAGTGATTGTGAATCTTGGCTGCCTCTCGTTGGCCCTTCACGATGAGAGGAAACACCAGGCAGCGGGCAAGGACTGTGCCTGGAAACACAAACTAGGAGTGGAGTGACATTCTGCATTCTTCATCAAGCCATTCTGTAGCTGGGCTAAACGTTTCTAGGTCCTCCCTGAGAGGGTCTCTTGCCTGGACTTTCCCACCCTGTGGCTCATGCCCACAGGCCCCAAACAAAGGGTGCGGTGTGACTCAGTTCCTTTGAGGCTCAGTCCTCTGCTTTGACATCAAAAGTCTGGCATTAACTTCTCCAAACAAATGACCAGCAATCTTATTTCCTCAAAAAGGTGACAGAAGCTACTTTTATAGATCAATGGTTTCCAAACTTTTCTATGATTAATGGACTCCTTTTTTCCTCAATTCTAAGTGTAACCACAATATACATAACAAATAAAATCAAGCTACCCTGGGTGAGGAGGCTTGTCTGACTGTTAAGACTGTTCCATCTTTGGAATTTGCTTTGCTCagaagcactttcacagaactCTGGGGCTCCCAGGAATGAAGTCTGAAAAATGCTGTCCTAGAAATGTCTGGAATAGGAGGTAATCTGGTGGCCTACTGCTTTAACTCcttcctatttcttttcttacatttcacatttcctgatcatttcaacaaatatttatttagttgatGGTATCTGTGATAAGCAAGTGGGCCTGGGCTGAGAAGAGACAAGGGGGAGATATACATTTAAGCTTTATCACCATAATGATAAATGGTGTGAAGTGGACGGAGAAGGGAGCTAAGGACAGAACCGGGAATACCAGCACTGAAGGGGCAGGTAGGGTACTGAGCAATGGAGACGGGAGGATATGGACAGAAAGTTGCAAAAGCCAATGGGCAGGTTCCACACTCGACCGTGTCTGATGCAGAAAGGGCAAGTGTGAAAAGTGGACTAAGAAATGATATCACTGGCAGTTAGAACAAGGTGGTATAAGTCAGACTGCTGAGGGTCAcagaacagaaagagagaaaagcctACTGGGTGTAGAATACTCTTTTAAATGATAGCTATGAAGAGACGGAGAAAGGGTAGTAGTTAAAAGTGAATTAACGATGAGGGGAAAGAATTTACTAAGAAACACATGGTATGCCTGCACACACCTAtatgttcagagaaggcagtaaagatggagaaactgaagacATGGGGGAGAGAAGATCACTGGAGCAATGTATGgggaaaaacagaatttaaagcaGTTTTAACCTTATAAGAGGAGCGATGTGAGTGTCTTCCCATCTGACCTGACCTTCTGCTCTTTTGAATCAGGCTTCATCACTTTTACGGAGGTCCCCATACTTAAACCCTACCCTCACATTCAAAAACTTACACTTCTTAAATCCTAGATGATCTAGTGGTTTTAAAATGCCCCTCAAGATATACAGTGGCGTGCATCTaagtgtcatgaacctctttcACTCATTTGCATCATCGGCTTTTCTCAGCTATAAACTTATGCAACTATTTCCTCTATCCACGCATAGAGCTGCTATCTTTAAAGTTCTACCCCAAACCCCCATTTCCTTTACCCTTGTACAGATATGTTCCCCTTACATGCAGCAATGGCTCCCCACCATGGTAGGCCTAGGTTAACATGCATAAATTCAAGTAAGTTCTGGATCAGTCCCACTGGGGTGTAGGACCCCAGCCCAAGTTCAGCGAAGCTCTGCTCCGCAGCAGCTTGGATGATATCTGCGGCCTCTCCAGAAGCCACTTCAGGTACTGCTGTGGGTGGGGGAGTTGCAGGAATGACTGGAGGGGCCGGAAcctgtgggggaaaaaagtcatGTATTATATTCggtccctagaggaggaaatggcaacccatactagtattcttgtctgaaaaatcccatggacagaggagcctggtgggttaccgtccaaagggtcacagagagtcgcttgagcgactaagcacattatATTCAGCAGGGTGCAGACACATAGAAAACGAGGTCCCTCTTACAATAACCAACACCGGGGTACTTACTCTCTGGACTCCCTATTTCTTGTTCTCCCATGGTAGCCTATACTGTTCAAAGAATTCAAAGCTTAAAAACAACATTTAATGTCAGGAagtcaattaaaaattatttttctaggtTTTATGATGCTTATGGTATTTGTCAGTTTTTCAAAAAACATTACTTTGTAAaggtttcttattttaaatacatattcctgttcattatttttaaaaaaggatattttattttcctctctaaGCAGGAAGATAAGTTACTCGGAATAAGACTTCATGACTCTCCTTCATGTTAGGAAGTTATTTCTTATAttagtattttccaaatttcagTTGCATGAGCATCACTGGCACAATTTTGCATACACTTAaactattataatttttctttaaacaactCAGTTTTTAAGATGATATCTACTTGGTGCTCAGAAATATTAATGTCCATGAAATCAGGGACATGCAAGTTGTAATTGTGTCAAatgaaaaaatgcacaacctcAAAGTtgagaattgtgttttatttgggACATTACTGACACAGCCCAGGACACAGCCTCTCAGGTCTGAGGAAGAAGCAAGGATATGCAAGAATTTTTGCAAAACAAACAACCAACCCCCAAAAACCAGGTAGTCAAACaccaaaagattactgctaattcAAGAAAAACCAGGTAGGtgtctcaagttaatgaatttagtgcttttctatttaTGGAAAGCTACAAGAGCCTTGGtttattgaaatcattcctttgatatataCCTTAACTTTCTAGGGCCAGTATTCTgcttctccatcctgaatcctctcAGGATGCACTACAGgggtggctgcagtggctgatggccCCGATATACTTTGTTTGCTGACGCAGCAGGTGAAATTCTTTGGTcataaattttttctctttttttcctcttttcaggTCATAAATTTGACCAAAAGTTGGGAGGCATTATGACTAGTTTTGTCCCATGGCACTAGGAAGGCTGATGTGTAGATCTGGCAAAGATTCTGCTGATAGGCTACTCAAACTGCTACTTTTGGATCAGGCCCTGTTGATAATCTAAAATTCTCTAGATTGCCTGTGAAAGACCGCTATGTGGAAgaaaaatgttgcctgccataTGAGTAAACAAAGGGTGCAGCAGCCATCAGCTACCCTCAACTGTAtaccctgaggggattcaggatggagaaaaacagaatatTGGTGCTATATactggtagctcagactgtaaagagtctgtctacaatgcgggagatccggttcgatcccagggtcaggaagatccgctagagaaggaaatggaaatccaatccagtactattgcctggaaaagcccacggacagaggagcctggtggctataatccatggggtcacaaagagtcggacacgattgagcgacttcacttacttactatACTTAAGGTGCTTATCAAAGGAATGATCTCAACAAGCCCAGACTCTTACATCAGtctatacatagaaaagtgctaaactcatcaacttgagatatctggtttttctttaatactatttttttttttttaaaatcttttgatatTCTGACTACCTGTTCCCCGCCACCTCCCCAAACTTccatatatcctggctcctctcttacctctttggaacagtcccTCAGAGCTTATCTGAGAGGCAGTCTTCCAGGATTAAGTCCTTAGCAAgttcactgaataaaacataatcttCAGCTTTTAGGTTGTACACTTTTTACAGTTAACAATTTTGGTGACTACAAAAGGATCCAGAGTATACCTCTCTCCTTCACCTGAACTCTATGAGGACTTACGGCCTCATATTAgcagaggcctcttgggactgtCTGCCTCCTTGGAGAGTCCAGACAAATCAGGGGGATTCTTGGATCTCCTGACTACTGCCTGATgattctgagttttatttggCAGTGTCTAACTGGTACCTGGCTCCCCAGCTGAAAGATACTAGGGGAGCCCAGATGAAAGATGGAGAGTTGCTCAGTAGAGACACCAAGCAGTCTAAACTGGGTGATTAGATGAGAGGCTGGCCTAACATCTTTGCCTCCAACTAACACTCTAGCCAAGTCTATGTATGTACAAAACTTATAAGTACTCATTTAATTGGGAATTAAAGGAAATCTTGCCCTGAAAATGGCCAATATGGGGCTCTTTTATTGCATTTGCAGTGAAGTTTGACCAACCTGgataactacgatggtgtgatcactctgagccagacatcctggagtttgaagtcaaatgggtcttaggaagcattactacaaacaaagctagtggaagtgatggaattccatctgagttatttcaaatcctaaaagatgatgttgtgaaagtactgcactcaacatgccagcaaatttggaaaaactcagcagtggccacaggactggaaaaggtcagtttttattccaatcccaaagaagggcaatgccaaagaatgttcaaactgcacaACTGCAcctatttcacatgctagcaaagcaatgctcaatatcctccaagtgaggcttcaacagtatgtgaactgagaactttcagttgtacaagctggatttagaaaaggcagaggaaccagaggtcaaattgccaacatgctgaatcacagaaaaagcaagggaattccagagaaacatctacttctgcttcattgactgtgttaaagcctttgattgtgtgggtcacaacaaactgcagaaaattcttaaagagataggaataccagaacatcttacctgcctcctgtaaGAAaggagaaacctgtatacaagtcaggaagcaat is a genomic window containing:
- the OXA1L gene encoding mitochondrial inner membrane protein OXA1L, which gives rise to MALALMCGRRQLLRLLRPQRQFHSVAGPCQWPRKPLTAGLRFPADRCLGHPRYVLLMAPGPRGLSTSAVSFGEAQVPAPPVIPATPPPTAVPEVASGEAADIIQAAAEQSFAELGLGSYTPVGLIQNLLEFMHVNLGLPWWGAIAACTVLARCLVFPLIVKGQREAAKIHNHLPEIQKFSARIREAKLTGNHTEFYRASSEMTFYQKKHDIKLFRPLILPLTQAPIFISFFIALREMANLPVPSLQTGGLWWFQDLTLSDPIYVLPLVVTATMWGVLELGAETGMQSSDLQWMRNFIRLMPLAVLPITIHFPTAVFMYWLSSNMFSLGQVACLRIPAVRTVLKIPQRVVHDPEKLPPREGFIKSFKQGWKNAEMAHQLQERERRMQNHLELAARGPLRQTFAHNPLLQHGKNDPPNTPNSSSSSNKAKSKQPWRDTLG